The genomic region CCGAATATCACATCATGGATAAAACGGGGCTTATAAGATTGGTCAAAGTTTTCCAAATTGTAATTAATAATCCTCTTATTCTGATCAATTAAGTGGTGCTACAAcctcttttgggtctaaaggcgGAATCTGAATCCTCCGAGGCGTTTTTAGTGTAATATATATTAGTGGCGAATGTTTTAATCCAAGGTTGTTGCTCTACTTCACAGGCCACTATGGCGGGTTGGAGAACCAGCTGCCTGATCCAGGCGTTGTGCGTGCTGGTCCGGCTGCTGGGCTCGTGTGTTGGGCAGAACCACGGGGAGAAAGGCATCTCCATTCCAGAACACGGCTTCTGCCAGCCCATCTCCATCCCTCTGTGCACGGACATCCAGTACAACCAGACCATCATGCCGAATCTGCTGGGGCACACCAACCAAGAGGACGCGGGCCTGGAGGTGCACCAGTTTTACCCGCTGGTTAAGGTCCAGTGCTCTCCGGATTTGAAGTTCTTCCTCTGCTCCATGTACGCGCCCGTGTGCACGGTTCTGGAGCAGGCCATCCCCCCGTGCCGCTCCCTGTGCGAGCGGGCCCGGCAGGGCTGCGAGGCGCTCATGAACAAGTTCGGTTTCCAGTGGCCCGACCGGCTCCGCTGCGAGAACTTCCCCGTGCACGGTGCCGGGGAGATCTGCGTGGGCCAGAACACGTCCGACGCCGGCGGCCCGACTTCGGATCCCACGCCGTACGTGCACGACGACTTCACGCCGCGTCTGAGCATGGAGCGGTCGGGCCAGCCCTTCTCGTGCCCGCTTCAGCTCACCGTGCCGCCGTACCTCAATTATAAGTTCATGGGCGCTAAGGACTGCGGGGCTCCGTGCGAGCACGCCCAGCAGCACGGCATCATGTACTTCCgggaggaggaggtgaagtTCGGGCGTCTCTGGGTTGGGATTTGGTCCATCTTGTGCTGCACGAGCACCCTCTTCACCGTGCTCACCTTCCTCGTCGACATGCGCCGCTTCCGCTACCCGGAGAGGCCCATCATCTTCCTCTCCGGCTGCTACTTCATGGTGTCGGTGGCCTACGTAACGGGCTTCCTCCTGGAGGACCGGGCCGTGTGCATCGACCGGTTCCGGGAGGACGCCTACCGCACGGTGGCGCAGGGGACCAAGAAGGAGGGCTGCACCATCCTCTTCATGATCCTCTACTTCTTCGGCATGGCCAGCTCCATCTGGTGGGTCATCCTGTCCCTCACCTGGTTCCTCTCGGCCGGGATGAAGTGGGGCCATGAGGCCATCGAGGCCAACTCGCAGTACTTCCACCTGGCGGCGTGGGCCGTGCCCGCCGTGAAGACCATCACCATCCTGGCGCTGGGCCAGGTGGACGGGGACCTGCTGACGGGCGTGTGCTTCGTGGGCGTCTACGACGTGGACGCGCTGCGCGGCTTCGTGCTGGCCCCGCTCTTCGTCTACCTCTTCATCGGCACCAGCTTCCTGCTGGCCGGC from Brachyhypopomus gauderio isolate BG-103 chromosome 8, BGAUD_0.2, whole genome shotgun sequence harbors:
- the fzd7b gene encoding frizzled-7b gives rise to the protein MAGWRTSCLIQALCVLVRLLGSCVGQNHGEKGISIPEHGFCQPISIPLCTDIQYNQTIMPNLLGHTNQEDAGLEVHQFYPLVKVQCSPDLKFFLCSMYAPVCTVLEQAIPPCRSLCERARQGCEALMNKFGFQWPDRLRCENFPVHGAGEICVGQNTSDAGGPTSDPTPYVHDDFTPRLSMERSGQPFSCPLQLTVPPYLNYKFMGAKDCGAPCEHAQQHGIMYFREEEVKFGRLWVGIWSILCCTSTLFTVLTFLVDMRRFRYPERPIIFLSGCYFMVSVAYVTGFLLEDRAVCIDRFREDAYRTVAQGTKKEGCTILFMILYFFGMASSIWWVILSLTWFLSAGMKWGHEAIEANSQYFHLAAWAVPAVKTITILALGQVDGDLLTGVCFVGVYDVDALRGFVLAPLFVYLFIGTSFLLAGFVSLFRIRTIMKHDGTKTEKLERLMVRIGVFSVLYTVPATVVIACYFYEQAFRAQWERTWHMQTCKRFAVPCPAADFTPVSPDFTVFMIKYLMTMIVGITSGFWIWSGKTLQSWRRFYKRLGNAQGETTV